DNA sequence from the Eulemur rufifrons isolate Redbay chromosome 6, OSU_ERuf_1, whole genome shotgun sequence genome:
TTACTATTAGGAATGGGGAAGAGAGTATAGACATTTTCACAAGAGAGGTACTGGGAAAACGGGAAACTGGGAGGAGTACCCAGATGTCCTGTTCCTGTAGGTGGGACACCCACCTACAATCAAGAGACCCTCCAACACTTCCCTCACTGTGGCTCCACCCATCTTGGCCCATTAGCTCCATAGGTATCTCCTTCCCTCTAGTGGTCCTAACAACAGCTTTGGGCTACTTCTCTAGAGTCCTGACAGATTACTGTCCACAGAGGttctactagtttgcagtcccaccagcagtgtatgagtgttcctatctctccacatccataccaacatttattgtcttggaactttttgataaaagccattcttactggagataagtgatatctcattgtagttttgatttacatttccctgatgattagagatgttgagcacttttttatatgcttgctggccattagtctgtcttcttttgaaaaatttctgttcatgtcctttgcccatttattgatggggttatttgattttttcttgttaattttcttaagttatatgtagattcttgttatcagccctttatcagatatgtagaaagcaaatattttctcccattctgtaggttgcccatttgctctaatgatagtttccttggctgtgcagaaggcttttaatttgatcaggtcccatttgtttatttttgttgctgctgtgattgctttgggggtcttcgtcataaattcgTTGCCTAGGCTTATGtctataagagatttttttttaattttttttgctataCTCATATattacatcatttatttttaaaaattccctaaaaCATCTGTTTAGATTCACATTTGGATTGCTAAATAAATCCTCTTCATATTAAAACCAGATTTCATCTCACCTATGgtgaaattttctttccttataaaatgaaataaattatgtttgcctatggttttattttgaaatgagacTGAGAATAGTCAATTAAAAAACATGTCTAAAAATTATAACACCACCAAAGTGACTAAAGACTGTGCATAATACACTAGCTGATGGGAAATGTGTTTGTTGCTCTTGAGCTGTTAGTCTGTGTTAATGTCCTTTTCATAGTAAAGTATACTGATATACTATGAGAAACTGAAAGGTCAGGAGTAAGCTTCCTAGAATTCTAGATATTTGCTGTTGCGCCTCACATTTTTGTTTACTAATAGAGCATGATGATTTTCAATAAAGTTAGATTCAAAACATGGAGACGGAATGATGATAATATATATCATTCTAATTTGTCTTTATATAACATAGAAAATGTACCTCCAACTGCACATTTTTCTTTAGATGAGTTGTGTTGTAACCAGGCTGTTTTAGACCACTTATCTTAACTATTTCTAAAATAGTAGCTATTCTTTTTTAGATAAAGGGTCTGGATTGTACTATCTCTCCTGCTTCCTGTATCCCTTTTCTTCAATATCATTGGCACTCCTTCtttattagaatatatattttcttgctcaagtcatattttttctttatacaataattaaaatCTCATCTAACTCTGCAAAAAGAGattgaatataaaattatggTTCTCTTCCAATGATAAGGAAGGTCGTGATATTCTGGAGATCTTAAAACTCTGAAATAATAGCTCAAGCCCTAATGTGCCCAGAAAATAGACGAATGATGCTTCTTTGAATCTGCTTGGTCTTGATGCTGTATATAATGGGGTTCATGAGTgggggaaagagaaagtaaaCATAGCTCATTGTAATATGAACCACGTGTGGTGCATGCTTTCCAAACCTATGGATGAAAGTCAGGCCGATCACAGTGACGTAAAATACCAGGACACAGCTAACATGGGAAACACAGGTGTTGAGAGCTTTAGCTTGCTCCTCTCCAGAGGCAATGCCCAGAACTGTCTTAAGGATTAAGATATAAGAAAAGACAATGATCAGAGCATCTAGGAAGAAAGTCACGGCAACCAGAATAACTGGGTATAAGCGATTAAATGTGATGTCAGCACAGGCGAGTTTCATGACATCTTGGTGGAGGCAAAAGGCATGGGAGAGAACATGGGAATGGCAATATGGGAACCAATAGAGTGGCAGGATTGGGGGCAAAATGGACACAAAGCCCCTCAGTAGTACCCCCAGCCCTATCTTCATCACTCGGGAATTAGTGAGAATGGAATTGTACCTCAGAGGGGTGCGGATGGCAATGAAACGGTCATAGGCCATGGTAAGCAAGATGCCCGATTCTACAATGGCCAGCGTGTGAATAAAGTAGCACTGAGTGAAACAGGCTTCCTGGGCAGTCTCCCTCTGGTCCAGCATCAGGACGCCCAGGACTGTGGGCATTGTCGTTAGTGTCATCCCAAGGTCTGTACCCACCAGCATGGCCAGGAAGTAGTACATGGGGTCATGAAGGCTGTGGTCATTCCAAATGAGGATGAGAAGTGTGACATTTCCACAAAAAATGGAGAGATAGATGGCAAAGAAGGGAATAGCGATCCAGTGGTGAATTCCCTCTGAGCCCAGGAAGCCAGTCAGCAAGAAGGGGGCTGCACTGTTGTTGGACCACATGGTAGGTGTTGCAGGTGGAGGAGAGCTTTTTCGGAAGCGATGACCTCTGAATAggctatattctttctttctctcaccatCTGCTGGTAACACATTGTAAGGTCATTTATTACCATGACACTAACaaatgtttatgtattgtctCAGATTTAATTATTTGTAAGCCCAAATAATATTAATCATAATCATCATAATACAATTTACTGTGAAAgatacaacttttatttttcaatcacaCACCTTATTGTTTCTAGCCCTGACTCCTAATTCAAAATAGCTCTCCTCTAATTCCATTTCATTGTCTTCACTCTTTTATTTCTCCTCATAATATGTCTCTTATGGGCCCTTGCTGTATTCTATCTGATTTGGGTCggttcagattttcttttttgaaactaATGAGATAAACTGTCTTAAGAATCAGTCATTGCGAAAATGCTTCATCAGTAAAAATGAGCCCACCATCATGGGAAATGTTATTATCAGTATTGCCATCTCGAGCGGACTGTGAATAGGGAGAGAGCTCATGTGACTGTCTAGAGAAATGTGCACGAGTGGGTAGAGCTAGTAGACTATTTTAGCAAATGTGATTACTCAGTGGACTTGGGATCCAGCAAATTTTCAGTGCTACAAAAGGTCTAAGACCTGCAACATCagagacaaattttaaaacaggGAAAAACACACAAGTTTGGAACTCCTAAAGcaagttttttaaagaagatagaCTCCTAGAATAAAGGACTCTACAGAAGCCTAATCCTTATATAGAGtcatagattttaaaatgatgtttatatGAAGGGAAATAGTAATATCAGAAATTGGAGATTGAGTGTATAAACTTTACACAGCCAGTTCTAGGAAAAGATAAGGACTCCCGGAAGGAAACATATGGTGACTATACTGCTGGTGGAGACAATTGTATAGACCCTGTAATTATTATAAAATCCATATccagaaaaattaataatgatcTTCATAGGGGGCTGTGAAATATGGCCTGTTTATAATTACACTCCTACAAAATCaagtttgctttgttttcatgTAACAAAGAAATCTTATAACAAGTTTATTACAATAACAGTTAAAGAGAACCACAAGGGAAACAGTTTCTCCCAAATTCAGTTGGATCTATATGTGtccataatcttttaaaaaaccatttcCTATCATAAACATTTGTATTGATACTTCTAaaaggaaattcagaaaaaaaaatgaagtgataaTAATCTTTGCATCACTTCAGTTttataaaaagctataaaaacaaTGATACATGTATGTTTGAGAAGTCTGGTGCACGGTAACATCTCTAACAACAAGCAATGGACGGTGGGAGGAGATGAATAGAGGAAAGGTAACGGGCTGTGGAAATGGCTGCAACTTCAGGAACATCGTCAATGACAAAAATGTCAGTCTGGGCACTGAAATAGCAGATACTCTATTGATATGAACACTGAAAATATTGCCAGCTAACCTGATTCACTAAATTATAACCTATGTGGGGCTCACCTTGGCAACACATATCTCCCCACCTACAGGAATGATACATGTATCCTCAAAAATCCTCTTAACCTTCCAACATTGCCTTATATGAGAATAGATAAATGTCATGATTTGTTGTACAGGATAGGGGCAAGCCACCTATTTTGACCTGCTGTTATACAGAAAGTGGaccagagagaggaagcaagagaagaCCCAAATGTGCCTAAATTAGAGTGGTGTTTTCAAAGCCTGAACTATGAGTTTTCAGCTTTGGGATCCTCAGATTTTAGGTACCAAAACAGTGTGGTAATTCCTTTGGGAATAGCTGTTACacttaattaatatatttttattaacctaAATATAATAGTACCTTATTGATTACCTACAGTCCCTAGCAACATATTGACATTTAATTGTGTCAGATTTGGTGGTACCAGAAACTGTCCACATACCCAAATATGCTAAGAGGACTAGCTGCCCAGTTTAGGGAGTCTCCTAATATGTGGTGCATGACATTAGTGACAGTCTAAACTTTGGTGGAATTTCTCATCACCATCAGGTAAGCCTAGAGGCTCCATAAGGGATATAGACGTGACTAAAGCTCACTATTCTCTCGCCCCATTCTGAGGGTCTTTGGGCTGATTCTCTGAAAGCAGCTAACCCTGAATTCTCAAGAGTTTCTGAGAGTAATGCAGATATATCATTTTGAGTTTCTGCAACTTGCTGTGCTAAGGCTGAGGAACTGTTCCAGAAATCAGTTATAAAGACATAAGAAGttgaaaaagaaggcaaaaagagcACATTAAAATCATGTtaagaaaatgggggaaaaaaaaaccttctatTTAGTTCCAGATAATCTGCAAGAACCCTGTACAATCAATCTCTCCTGACGCCACTTTTTCACCTCACCTATTGCCCAAAAATCTGTGTTCCTTTGGaagaaattagtaaaaataaatgagtaaatattttaaactcaacTAACAGTGGGAAGCCATGGGATGGAGATAGTAGTATGCAAGGTCTCAACTTTTAAGTGATTGTTCAAATCTTACCTTAAGTAGAAATTAACATGGCAGAGTAGATGTGGAAAGAAACGTTGAGAACCTAGGAAAAACTTCActtcagaaaaaaggaaagaaaaatatttcaagggaAATTGCCAAAGAAGTAGGCAGAGACATAAAAGGACAGCAAAGGTGATCTAtacttataaaaaaaacaaaaagcagtggAAAAGGAAGTTTATAGAAGTAGATAGTATGGTTGTTTAATGGTGAAAAATATCAGAATtgtcaaaaaagacaaaaatgaaaaatgcccaTTGTTTTTGGCAACTAGGTCTTTGGTGACTTTGACAATTTCAATAGAATGGCAGAAATAGATGCCTAATGATTATGAgatgaaaagtaaatgaaaaacaagaaagtgaAGACAATATGTTATTCACATtgttcagatgaggaaatcaagccttaggttaagtaatttgcctaagatcatacaataaatatttggcaTAAAGAAATTCAAACTCAGCTTTATCTGACCCAAATCCCAAGCTCATTTCTCAACCAGTATTCatcaaatataaatgatataaatgatGTTCATCCAAGTTTGCTTTTCCATATGGCAGCCCCTTTCCTGAACTATtcatcatttaattaaaaaaaatattttctgccttttcgCCCTTCACTCAAGAATTGGTTGCATATGCCAAGTAGAAAAGTCACTCTTAAACACCCTTGCTGCATTTGAATCCATAGGCTTCCTTACCCGAGGCAcagttttttctttgtgatttctgaGCATGATCTGAGGATTGGGTGTTTGCTATATCCTCAGTATTTATTCAGTGTCCTGACGAGTGATATGTTTGTTAAAGAAACAACTCCCAAGGGGTCATGCTAGCTCATTTCCATGTAGGGTATTTGGGAATACTGTACCAAATATTCCCCTTTTCCTCCCCAACCTGGGAAAGATCTGGGCCACTGAAGTTGGTCCCTACGGTGtgcatttcttttttgaatgGAGATCCTCTAAGAGTAGCTGTGTCTCTGACATCAAATAAGGCATGACTTATCTGAATCACTCCCAGGTAGTCTATGGGTCATACAGTAAGAAGATTAGccactttttctttctaaatgttgGCATTTGAAGAACATTCTCTCCTTTTCATACTGTTGATGTATTTTCAAAGACTGTAGTATTTTTAATGATAATGATCTAATCCAGCTCTTTATGAAATCTTGAGCCACCATCTAACAAGTTTATCTTGGTGATTACCCGTCAgacatttatttgttctttccatttattgaaaACTCACTACCTTATGAGGTAAcccattcatatatacatataaatatatatttaattccattatttactttaaatttatgcctatattatatttattatagatatgtatgtgtatatatgtgtgtgtgtgtacacacatacagacacacacatatatatggagaaagagagagagagaaatctacTTCCCTGAAATATCTAATATCTACTCCTCATTTCTAGTTCTGATCTCCGGAATAAAACTAATCAAGTATAAACAATCACATTTATGTGCTCTCTCTAAATGTATAAAGGCATCTATATTAATATgtctaatacttttttttcttgatggCTGAGCAACTGCCAGTCTTTCAACTGTTTATCATATAATGATTCCTAATCCTCAATTATTTCCTATGATGTTGCTCCTAATTGAACATAATAATCCAGGTGTCATATCAGTCCCATTCTGAAAATCTCCATTGGATCATATGCTGATCTTCTATTTGAGTAGTTTAAGATTGAGTACATTCACAACTCTATATCCCAAAACCTTGCCTTAAGGAATATTTCAGAATTcagtatttcagattttaaaaagtaataaaatgtacaTACTACATAATATATATGACACCCCTAGCAAGTAGCACCTTGTAAACTATCACCTGTTTATAATAGCGGATAAAGACTAAATATCCTCTCATATGTCCAGGTAATATTTTGCCACAATCTGATTTTAGATCATATCAGCAATAAATATATGTCATAACTCATTTTGCAgagcatttttgttttagaattatgGTTAAGTTATAGCTTTTTTAATAACTTCATTATAAGCTCAATTTACATTGCAATCACAGTAAACAAAACTTTCTGAAAGATTTTAAGTGAGCTGTATTTTTGGTGCTTGGTACAGATCCTGACACATTTGGTGCTCAATAGATATTAGTTTAGTGAACAATTACTAAGCATGTAATCATGCCATTGGTTTTGTGGCCAATtgtagatttttactttttttgtaataagattaatagtttagcatgccaaccatgctatttccttttctttattgtttatttttgtatctccAACTTTTGTATTAATCATAGTATAGAGAGAAATGCATAACATGACAGGgtcaagaaaagagatttatgtgtcttttttcttctcagtgcTTTGGTTGATAGTGTGTCTCAAGGTAATATTTTTCAGTCACTTATTATGGAATGCATATTCTCCATCCTGATGAAAAAAACTGCTTTGAAAACATGTTGATGTCTAAACTCACTGTCCACTTATTCCTGTGATCTACCCAGACTACTAACTAGTCAGAATAATACCTGGAAAGAGAATTTTAGTCCCAATAAAGGAATCTACTCATATGATACTATGCCAGAaattgagattcttttttttcttctctgtgttttatCAACTATGTCACCATATAAGAAGAGACAAAAAGtcataattgcaatccccgagtATAGCCTCACATCTAGGTAAACATTAGGCCTAATGGTTCAGGCACAAGGCTGAAAGGAGATGTTTTAGTGTGTTGAGGGTACATAGAGGAAGTTTCCCTATggagaaaatgatgaaagaagAAGTTGCAATAGGTCTACTCCAACAAGGTTATGCAGGAACAACTAACCCAGTGTTCCTGGTGATAACAAAATACATAGGAAGTGTCTAACTATGTGTAGAAGAGTTGATAATATAGTGCACTTTGGGCCCCTGGTGAATAAGAATCCATGTCAACTAAACACAATGCTaggtaattgtatttttttcacagtcattttgaaaaatctctcCTCCAGCACCAATGGTAGCACCGAGAACTGAGTATTAAACCTCCAAGCCAAATTTTGGGACAACTTCACCAATAAATCTACCTTCCTACAGTCTGGTTCCTCCATCTTTGAAATAACTCTGCTTATCCAACAGTGAGTGGTTCTGATACACCTCTTCAGAGAGATTTAAATATTGTCATattcacaatgagatatcacttaactccagtgcaaatggctttttatcaaaaagtcccagaacaacaaatgctggagtagatgtggagagataggaacactcacacactgctggtgggactgaaaactagtactacctctatggaaaatggtatcAGATACCTTatagaactaaaagtaaaactaccatgtgatccagcaattccactactgggtatttatccaaaggaaaaagagacatcctataaaaaagacacctgcactcaaatgtttatagcagcacagttgacaattgcaaagatgtggaaacaacccaagtgcccatcaatacatgaatggattaataaaatgtggtatatgtatacaacagagtactactcagccataaaaaatggtgacctAATGCCTCTTGTATTAagctggatggaactggagaccattattctaaatgaagtaacacaagagtggaaaaacaaacatcacatgtacccatcattaaattagaattaattgatcaacatttatgtgcacatatggaagtaacatttattggaaatcaagcaggtgggaggggggaggaggggatgggtaaattcacacctaacaaatacaatgcacactatctgggtgatggaaacactcataactttgactcacatggtacaaaataatttatgtgccaaaacatttgtactccagtaatattctgaactaaaaagtaaatgaataagtaaatattatCACATTCACAACCCACTACATGTCCAAATAAGCATATCAATGATGTTGGCCCATTATAATTTGAATCTCCTGTTCATCTCAGACATAAGttaaagattattaaataaaCTATAACTTGAAGATCTGTGACAGATAGACGAGATCTTTCTCACAAAACTTGACTGACCTAATAGAATTTTAATGTGAATGGCCTTAG
Encoded proteins:
- the LOC138384118 gene encoding olfactory receptor 51B4-like; this translates as MWSNNSAAPFLLTGFLGSEGIHHWIAIPFFAIYLSIFCGNVTLLILIWNDHSLHDPMYYFLAMLVGTDLGMTLTTMPTVLGVLMLDQRETAQEACFTQCYFIHTLAIVESGILLTMAYDRFIAIRTPLRYNSILTNSRVMKIGLGVLLRGFVSILPPILPLYWFPYCHSHVLSHAFCLHQDVMKLACADITFNRLYPVILVAVTFFLDALIIVFSYILILKTVLGIASGEEQAKALNTCVSHVSCVLVFYVTVIGLTFIHRFGKHAPHVVHITMSYVYFLFPPLMNPIIYSIKTKQIQRSIIRLFSGHIRA